The bacterium genome has a window encoding:
- the dnaA gene encoding chromosomal replication initiator protein DnaA, with protein MDALKTKVSEFNYNNWFGLCGWSVDTAQNQVKIEAPNKFVRDWILENYHEIIKFLFFKTTGQEFEVYFHVGTQAAATPETVVSTSDTIKKPALSVVTEESEPVLPTGFSPKYTFDQFVVGSSNQFVNAASLAVAQNPGKNYNPLFIYGGVGLGKTHLLNAIGLEIYKKNPSYKIVYVTGEQFTNEVINSIRYDKTYELRKKYRACDVLLIDDIQFIAGKERTMEEFFHTFNALYEMRKQIILTSDTLPKDIPHLEERLRSRFGWGLLADIQAPDFETRCAILRKKAQLDGIHFPDDVCNFIASHIKSNVRDLEGSLIRLTAFASLSKQPLTVSLANEVLRNMLHGFTPTLTVESIQQSVAEYFQLKVADLKSPRRHKNLAVPRQIAMYLCKKHVKASFPEIGQKFGGKDHTTVIHACQKIKKEVDNNVGLRDNVTTLEKMLAQTH; from the coding sequence TTGGATGCTTTAAAAACCAAGGTAAGCGAATTTAACTATAATAACTGGTTTGGACTGTGTGGTTGGAGTGTAGATACAGCCCAAAATCAGGTTAAAATTGAGGCTCCCAACAAGTTTGTACGGGACTGGATTTTAGAAAATTACCACGAAATCATTAAGTTTTTATTCTTTAAAACCACAGGCCAGGAGTTTGAAGTTTATTTTCATGTAGGCACTCAAGCCGCTGCTACTCCTGAAACTGTAGTTTCTACCAGTGATACCATAAAAAAACCTGCTCTTTCGGTAGTTACTGAAGAAAGCGAACCGGTACTTCCTACAGGTTTTAGTCCCAAATATACTTTTGATCAGTTTGTAGTAGGCTCGTCAAACCAATTTGTAAATGCAGCTTCGCTGGCCGTGGCTCAAAATCCGGGAAAAAACTATAACCCACTCTTTATATATGGTGGTGTGGGTTTGGGTAAAACTCATTTGCTTAACGCTATTGGTCTTGAAATTTATAAAAAGAACCCTTCGTATAAAATTGTGTATGTTACCGGCGAACAATTTACCAACGAAGTGATTAATTCCATCCGTTACGATAAAACCTACGAATTACGCAAAAAATATAGGGCTTGTGATGTACTCTTAATTGACGACATCCAATTTATTGCGGGTAAAGAGCGCACCATGGAAGAATTTTTCCATACATTTAATGCTCTTTACGAAATGCGCAAACAAATTATCCTTACTTCCGATACTTTACCCAAAGATATCCCGCATTTGGAAGAACGTTTGCGTTCTCGCTTTGGCTGGGGACTTTTGGCCGATATCCAAGCTCCCGATTTTGAAACACGTTGTGCTATTTTGCGTAAAAAAGCTCAACTTGATGGTATTCATTTTCCGGATGATGTTTGCAATTTTATTGCCTCGCACATTAAAAGCAACGTTCGTGATTTAGAAGGTAGCCTTATTCGCCTTACCGCATTTGCTTCCCTTTCTAAGCAACCTTTAACAGTAAGCTTGGCAAACGAAGTTTTGCGTAACATGCTCCACGGCTTTACCCCTACCTTAACGGTAGAATCCATTCAGCAATCGGTAGCCGAGTATTTTCAATTAAAAGTGGCCGATCTTAAATCGCCCCGTCGTCACAAAAACCTGGCGGTACCACGTCAAATTGCCATGTATCTGTGCAAAAAACATGTAAAAGCTTCTTTTCCTGAAATTGGCCAAAAATTTGGAGGCAAAGACCACACCACCGTGATCCATGCTTGCCAAAAAATCAAAAAGGAAGTGGATAACAACGTGGGACTTCGCGATAATGTGACAACTCTAGAAAAAATGCTGGCTCAAACACATTAA
- the rpmH gene encoding 50S ribosomal protein L34, which yields MKRTWQPRKIKRKRTHGFKARMETPGGRSVLSRRRKKGRKRLAPDVYKK from the coding sequence ATGAAGAGAACCTGGCAACCCAGAAAAATCAAGCGTAAGCGGACACATGGTTTTAAAGCCCGTATGGAAACACCCGGTGGAAGAAGCGTACTTTCTCGTCGTCGTAAAAAAGGTCGCAAGAGACTTGCGCCCGATGTTTACAAAAAATAG
- the rnpA gene encoding ribonuclease P protein component — protein sequence MSENFRKSNRISSADEIRIIQKKGVSFNFFPFRAYRLKNNLKHPRMAVAITKKAGNAVVRVRARRHIREFFRKNKDLLGFFDYYFFSSLPLASYKKSDWKKFGVQWMGVATRSAGV from the coding sequence GTGAGCGAAAATTTCCGTAAATCAAACCGGATTTCTTCGGCGGATGAAATTAGAATTATCCAAAAAAAGGGAGTGTCGTTTAATTTTTTCCCGTTTCGTGCGTATCGCTTAAAAAATAATCTCAAACATCCTCGTATGGCTGTTGCCATTACCAAAAAAGCAGGCAATGCCGTGGTACGGGTAAGAGCGAGACGCCATATTAGAGAATTTTTTAGAAAAAACAAAGACTTGCTGGGTTTTTTTGATTATTACTTTTTTTCATCCTTACCACTTGCGTCGTATAAAAAAAGTGATTGGAAGAAGTTTGGTGTTCAATGGATGGGAGTCGCAACACGATCAGCCGGGGTTTGA
- the yidD gene encoding membrane protein insertion efficiency factor YidD has translation MDGSRNTISRGLITFYQRGISPYLPSACRYTPTCSHYALECFARYSWWHAFWKSLKRIIRCNPWGGSGFDPVE, from the coding sequence ATGGATGGGAGTCGCAACACGATCAGCCGGGGTTTGATTACTTTTTATCAAAGAGGAATCTCTCCTTATCTCCCAAGTGCATGTCGTTATACGCCAACATGCTCGCATTATGCTTTAGAATGTTTTGCACGCTATTCTTGGTGGCATGCTTTTTGGAAAAGTTTAAAACGCATCATCCGTTGCAATCCTTGGGGTGGCAGCGGTTTTGATCCTGTAGAATAA
- the yidC gene encoding membrane protein insertase YidC has product MNKPQPMLALVLSMAAIFVYYTFINPPAKPTVNPKEPLAVSTEKVPVATPSTPTPTSQVSSAPQPATVTSSLIPQGGSEGSFIIYQGKETDIRVNISTGTIDRVILNNYHTTTSPDSPHTDLFNEGFGGNAFSQTWGVADEALVYKLTSHKKENNSEKITLLAQNSVIAVEKTFTFGSKADPNWVDLDVIVTNIATSSQILSPRSYIVHAQKEEEKSTGFFSFLKKPADLYTVQYLMDNALKKDGMNWKKLKDKTEQPGMITWTGLTDRYFLSSLISRETSDKTSIAYGKMDNKYVYTSLSYGSYTLEPQKSLTQKFSGYFGPKKRDTLKANGVGLEKSVDYGMFGFIAIPLLYLLIQLQHFLGNWGLAIIALTFLVKMLLHPVNKKSMESMKAMQKLQPKMAEIREKYKNDREKLNVEMMQIFKTNNVNPMSGCLPLIMQMPIYFALYRVLWNAIELYHAPFFGFYKDLAAPDPYMISPVLLGIFMMLQQKLTPSAASVDPAQQKIMMIMPLMFCGFMLFLPSGLVIYIFVNTVMSVIQQYMMHKEVSGMDLLRKLLPQKN; this is encoded by the coding sequence ATGAATAAACCACAACCCATGTTGGCCCTTGTTTTATCAATGGCCGCCATTTTTGTTTACTACACCTTTATTAATCCTCCTGCAAAGCCAACGGTTAATCCCAAAGAACCCCTGGCTGTTTCTACCGAAAAAGTTCCTGTTGCAACTCCAAGCACTCCCACTCCCACTTCACAAGTGTCATCGGCTCCGCAGCCGGCTACTGTCACTTCTTCGTTAATCCCTCAAGGAGGATCGGAAGGCAGTTTTATCATTTATCAGGGTAAAGAAACCGATATTCGGGTTAACATTTCAACAGGGACGATTGATCGTGTTATTTTAAACAATTACCATACAACCACTTCGCCGGATTCGCCTCATACTGATTTATTTAATGAAGGATTTGGTGGTAATGCTTTTTCTCAAACCTGGGGTGTTGCCGATGAAGCGCTTGTTTATAAGCTAACAAGTCATAAAAAAGAAAATAATAGTGAAAAAATTACATTATTGGCACAAAACTCGGTCATTGCAGTTGAAAAAACGTTCACCTTTGGCTCCAAAGCCGACCCTAATTGGGTAGATTTGGATGTAATAGTTACCAATATCGCAACTTCTTCTCAAATTTTAAGCCCCCGTAGTTATATTGTACATGCGCAAAAAGAAGAGGAAAAAAGCACCGGCTTTTTTAGTTTTTTAAAAAAACCGGCCGATTTGTATACGGTACAATATTTGATGGATAATGCTCTTAAAAAAGATGGGATGAATTGGAAAAAGTTGAAAGATAAAACCGAACAACCGGGAATGATCACCTGGACAGGACTAACGGATCGCTATTTTTTAAGCAGCCTTATCTCGCGAGAAACCTCGGATAAAACGAGTATTGCTTATGGAAAAATGGACAATAAATATGTTTATACGTCGCTTTCTTATGGATCCTACACGCTTGAACCGCAAAAAAGTTTAACACAAAAGTTTTCCGGCTATTTTGGGCCCAAAAAGCGTGACACTTTAAAAGCTAATGGTGTGGGTTTGGAAAAAAGTGTGGATTACGGTATGTTTGGATTTATTGCCATCCCGCTGCTTTATCTTTTAATTCAATTACAGCACTTTTTGGGAAACTGGGGTTTGGCCATTATTGCTCTCACCTTTTTAGTAAAAATGCTGCTCCATCCCGTCAATAAAAAATCGATGGAATCGATGAAAGCCATGCAAAAGTTGCAGCCCAAAATGGCCGAAATTAGAGAAAAATATAAAAACGATCGTGAAAAGTTAAACGTAGAAATGATGCAGATTTTTAAGACAAACAATGTAAATCCCATGAGTGGTTGTTTGCCTCTTATTATGCAAATGCCTATTTATTTTGCGCTCTACCGCGTGTTGTGGAATGCCATTGAACTTTATCATGCCCCTTTCTTTGGTTTTTACAAGGATTTAGCCGCTCCCGATCCTTACATGATTTCGCCAGTTCTTTTGGGTATTTTTATGATGCTGCAGCAAAAACTAACTCCATCGGCAGCCAGCGTTGACCCAGCCCAACAAAAAATAATGATGATCATGCCACTGATGTTTTGCGGATTTATGCTCTTTTTACCGTCGGGCTTGGTGATTTACATTTTTGTAAACACCGTCATGTCGGTTATTCAGCAATACATGATGCACAAAGAAGTTTCGGGTATGGACCTTTTAAGAAAACTGTTGCCACAAAAAAACTAA